From one Humulus lupulus chromosome 8, drHumLupu1.1, whole genome shotgun sequence genomic stretch:
- the LOC133794968 gene encoding uncharacterized protein LOC133794968 — MSLEVLCERHKITLGVADLLRAYYLKAHLNDKGRYQLTTRGKDPPLIISLKSGDKRWKDRYFFVPFVSLGLPADSRIPCSWSPACRLRVEYLWDSRESSGRLKSILAIPEAEREWSDLLSESSLRQSSLCRSVEKLPEGIPLLQSPDNPRVVFIKRSLEVLGYTPNFLTELTTSERLFADVAMSRPFTLPLTGSNALERLRQAKKSSVGSSEADREVVVPPADPPVLTRSQTKKKKKAVRDDSSDPFSDTVALSFPSNAAAYSEIGPHLGEIDKLLWPEDDHRMEQVGTDGSIDTTVSHLFQGLQGVIWLKKKIKSLMATLKEVRSQRNDLRGEVSRLKDSKKESDQLIADLKAQLESKEADVEKLRVTLGQVDDLKAEVASLENRMLVIGLEAEIQCRGVMASEFRDGKADSWDVPKYIADLEELEKMRAEEITRAEELATSFGIMTTNDLVVDD, encoded by the exons ATGTCTCTCGAAGTCCTTTGTGAAAGGCACAAGATAACACTTGGGGTGGCTGACTTGTTGAGAGCTTACTACTTGAAGGCACACCTTAATGACAAAGGTAGGTACCAGTTAACAACTAGGGGGAAGGACCCTCCTTTAATTATTAGTTTGAAGAGTGGAGATAAGAGGTGGAAGGACCGTTACTTCTTCGTCCCTTTCGTCTCGTTGGGGTTACCTGCTGATAGTAGGATACCTTGTTCATGGTCTCCTGCAT GTAGGCTTCGAGTTGAGTACCTTTGGGATTCGAGGGAGTCTTCTGGTCGACTTAAGAGTATTCTTGCTATTCCTGAGGCGGAGCGTGAGTGGAGTGATTTGCTGTCTGAATCGAGTCTTCGTCAGAGTTCTTTGTGTCGCTCTGTTGAAAAACTCCCTGAAGGTATTCCTCTTCTACAGAGTCCTGATAATCCTCGTGTTGTGTTTATCAAGAGAAGTTTAGAAGTCTTGGGATATACTCCCAATTTTTTGACTGAATTGACGACAAGTGAGCGGTTGTTTGCAGACGTAGCTATGTCCCGACCCTTTACACTTCCTCTAACCGGTTCCAATGCCTTGGAACGTTTGCGTCAAGCAAAGAAATCGTCCGTTGGGAGCTCAGAAGCTGATAGAGAGGTTGTTGTGCCTCCGGCTGATCCCCCTGTTTTGACGCGGAGTCAgacgaaaaaaaagaagaaggctGTGCGGGATGATTCTTCCGACCCATTTAGCGACACCGTTGCCCTTTCGTTCCCTTCCAATGCTGCGGCCTATAGTGAGATTGGGCCTCACTTAGGAGAGATTGATAAGTTGTTGTGGCCCGAAGATGATCACAGAATGGAGCAGGTTGGTACGGATGGGTCAATTGATACCACTGTTTCTCATTTGTTCCAG GGTTTGCAAGGGGTCATTTGGCTGAAGAAGAAAATCAAGTCCTTAATGGCAACTCTAAAGGAAGTAAGGAGTCAGAGAAATGATCTTCGGGGTGAAGTTAGTCGGCTGAAAGATTCCAAGAAGGAGTCTGATCAACTCATAGCTGATTTGAAGGCTCAACTAGAATCCAAGGAAGCTGATGTCGAGAAGCTGAGAGTGACTCTTGGTCAAGTTGATGATTTGAAAGCCGAGGTTGCTTCGTTGGAGAATCGGATGTTGGTCATTGGGCTGGAGGCTGAGATCCAATGCCGTGGCGTAATGGCTAGTGAGTTTCGGGATGGTAAGGCTGATAGCTGGGATGTTCCCAAATACATTGCTGATCTTGAGGAATTGGAGAAGATGAGGGCTGAAGAGATAACCCGGGCCGAAGAGTTAGCCACTTCTTTTGGCATCATGACTACTAATGATCTGGTTGTGGATGACTGA
- the LOC133794969 gene encoding uncharacterized protein LOC133794969, with protein MAEWVTCWPTEWAARAECSSGKAECFVGMADCSPECFTGVAECFVGMAECSSGWAECFAWEGLERRCKVWSKRASQEVSFLSFVFLSMSLCMFFVFFVFFMFFVLGDQLIMSTSRCDSHADSVCRLSCSFSEEDFSSLFQSSAEMVDCNRITVVELGGRPLGDVTGRGIDSNEPIDGGMPGSGSMLSSNPRSSISLGELTYLRRHYEIPDTISLHAPAKAERPDWHLPGWVCLYELPFKEGLRFPIPRLVVELCEYHEISPGQLMPNS; from the exons ATGGCCGAGTGGGTCACATGTTGGCCGACTGAATGGGCTGCACGAGCCGAGTGTTCCTCCGGGAAGGCCGAGTGTTTCGTTGGCATGGCTGATTGCTCCCCCGAGTGCTTTACCGGGGTGGCCGAGTGCTTTGTCGGCATGGCCGAGTGCTCCTCCGGGTGGGCCGAGTGCTTCGCCTGG GAAGGCTTGGAGAGGAGGTGCAAGGTGTGGAGTAAAAGAGCTTCTCAAGAGGTAAGTTTTCTCTCATTTGTTTTCCTTTCAATGTCCTTATGCATGTTCTTTGTGTTCTTCGTGTTCTTCATGTTCTTCGTGCTAG GTGATCAGCTCATTATGTCTACAAGTAGGTGTGATAGTCACGCTGATTCAGTCTGTCGACTGTCTTGTTCGTTTAGTGAAGAAGATTTTAGTTCTCTCTTTCAAAGTTCTGCTGAGATGGTTGATTGCAACCGAATTACAGTAGTAGAATTGGGGGGTCGTCCTTTAGGTGATGTTACTGGAAGGGGAATAGATTCTAACGAACCTATTGATGGTGGTATGCCGGGTTCTGGTAGTATGCTTAGTTCTAATCCTAGGTCTTCCATAAGTTTAGGTGAGTTGACCTATCTTCGTCGTCATTATGAGATCCCTGATACCATCAGTCTGCATGCTCCTGCTAAGGCGGAGCGGCCTGACTGGCACTTACCTGGTTGGGTGTGTCTGTATGAACTTCCCTTCAAAGAAGGGCTTCGGTTTCCCATCCCCCGATTAGTCGTTGAGTTGTGTGAGTACCACGAGATTTCGCCCGGACAACTAATGCCAAATTCATAG